CAAAGAACCGATATCAACAGGTCGGGAAAATGTTACCGGCGCTGTGGGTGCCACCGACATCCCTGATGCCGATCCGTGCCCGGCTTCTTTACGCAAAGATGCTCATAGGCACAGTGGCGTATATGCGATCCGCTCCTATGAGGTGGATGCCTGCGGACGGCTCAGCATATCGACGCTGTGTAATTTCATGCAGGACGCTGCCGGAAAACACGCCGACGAACTGGGTGTCTCCGTCGCCTGGTTGCAGAAACAACAAAAAACTTGGGTACTCTCACGCCTGGCATTACAGATGCACACCTATCCGGGCTGGCAAGAAACAGTTCATGTTGCAACCTGGCCCTCGGGAAGCCGGCGCCTGTTCGCACTCCGGAACTTTCTCTTCCTTGACGGTCAGAACCGCCTGCTGGGGTCTGCTGCCACCGCCTGGCTGGTCATCGACACGCTAACCCGCCGCCCCCTGCGGATTGAACCGCTTGTAAAAAAACTGAATCCAGGCATCCCAGAGCACAG
This portion of the Desulfobacterales bacterium genome encodes:
- a CDS encoding thioesterase, whose product is KEPISTGRENVTGAVGATDIPDADPCPASLRKDAHRHSGVYAIRSYEVDACGRLSISTLCNFMQDAAGKHADELGVSVAWLQKQQKTWVLSRLALQMHTYPGWQETVHVATWPSGSRRLFALRNFLFLDGQNRLLGSAATAWLVIDTLTRRPLRIEPLVKKLNPGIPEHRTGLELNLFEKIPKLSVYEHEMRFRIRYQDLDTNRHVNNVSFIVWALECIPAEELQQSMLVGLEINYVAEAFHGDFVISKSRPLDGQPGIFLHNIIKEDGGQELFRARTVWKKMPY